A stretch of Haloferax sp. Atlit-12N DNA encodes these proteins:
- the cdd gene encoding cytidine deaminase has protein sequence MPEALVERAREALDNAYVPYSEYTVGAALRTADGEVYVGCNIENANYSNSLHAEEVAIAEAVKNGHTEFDRLVVTSGARDGVTPCGMCRQTLAEFCDEDLPVVCDLGGDDVAEYTLGELLPNTISLDTLEAAAAKRDAADADE, from the coding sequence ATGCCCGAAGCACTCGTCGAACGCGCCCGCGAAGCGCTCGACAACGCCTACGTTCCCTACTCGGAGTACACCGTCGGAGCGGCGCTCAGGACCGCCGACGGCGAGGTTTACGTCGGCTGTAACATCGAGAACGCGAACTACTCGAACAGCCTCCACGCCGAGGAGGTCGCCATCGCGGAGGCCGTGAAGAACGGCCACACCGAGTTCGACCGCCTCGTCGTCACCTCGGGGGCGCGCGACGGCGTTACCCCCTGTGGGATGTGTCGCCAGACGCTCGCGGAGTTCTGCGACGAAGACCTCCCGGTCGTCTGTGACCTCGGGGGCGACGACGTGGCCGAGTACACGCTCGGCGAACTCCTCCCGAACACCATCTCGCTGGACACGCTCGAAGCCGCCGCGGCGAAGCGCGACGCCGCCGACGCCGACGAGTAA
- a CDS encoding nucleoside phosphorylase: protein MNDSEDPNDEVQYHLEVGPEDLADAVLLPGNPERVDKVTALWDDHEEKAYHREYRTATGSYDGTPISVTSTGIGSPSAAIAVEELARVGADTFIRVGSCGAIQPEMDVGDLVITSGAVRQEGTSKEYVREDYPAVADHEVVSALVAAAERLGYDYHVGLTMSADSFYAGQGRPGFEGFRAAGSDSLVEELREANVKNIEMEAAALLTIANVYGLRAGAVCSVYANRVTGEFRTEGESRAAETASLAVHLLAKMDAVKRDAGVDRWHAGLSLD from the coding sequence ATGAACGATAGCGAGGACCCGAACGACGAGGTCCAGTACCACCTCGAAGTCGGTCCCGAGGACCTCGCCGACGCGGTGTTGCTCCCCGGGAACCCCGAGCGCGTGGACAAGGTGACGGCGCTGTGGGACGACCACGAGGAGAAGGCCTACCACCGCGAGTACCGGACGGCAACCGGAAGCTACGACGGAACGCCGATTTCGGTCACGTCGACGGGTATCGGCAGTCCCTCGGCGGCCATCGCCGTGGAGGAACTCGCTCGCGTCGGCGCGGACACCTTCATCCGCGTCGGTTCCTGCGGCGCGATTCAGCCCGAGATGGACGTGGGCGACCTCGTCATCACCTCGGGCGCGGTCCGACAGGAGGGAACCTCCAAGGAGTACGTCCGCGAGGACTACCCCGCCGTCGCCGACCACGAGGTCGTCTCGGCACTCGTCGCGGCCGCCGAACGCCTCGGCTACGACTACCACGTCGGCCTCACGATGAGCGCCGACTCCTTCTACGCGGGGCAGGGACGCCCCGGATTCGAGGGCTTCCGCGCCGCCGGTTCCGACTCGCTGGTCGAGGAACTCCGTGAGGCGAACGTGAAGAACATCGAGATGGAGGCCGCGGCGCTCCTGACCATCGCCAACGTCTACGGCCTCCGCGCGGGGGCCGTCTGCTCGGTCTACGCGAACCGGGTCACGGGCGAGTTCCGCACTGAAGGCGAGTCGCGCGCGGCGGAGACCGCCAGCCTCGCGGTCCACCTCCTCGCCAAGATGGACGCGGTCAAGCGAGACGCGGGCGTCGACCGCTGGCACGCGGGTCTCAGCCTCGACTAA
- a CDS encoding Rrf2 family transcriptional regulator yields the protein MSSIELTSSQKTILTALINLYRDSEDAVKGEDIATEVNRNPGTIRNQMQSLKALQLVEGVPGPKGGYKPTANAYEALDVDKMDEPAFVPLFHNDEEVEGVNVDEIDLSSVHHPELCRAEIHVQGSVREFHEGDKIRVGPTPLSKLVIDGTLDGKDDTSNILILRIDDMKAPVGEPQH from the coding sequence ATGTCATCAATCGAGCTCACTTCGAGTCAGAAAACTATCTTGACCGCCCTCATCAACCTCTATCGGGACTCCGAGGACGCGGTGAAGGGTGAGGATATCGCGACCGAAGTCAACCGAAACCCCGGCACCATCCGAAACCAGATGCAGAGCCTGAAGGCGCTCCAACTGGTCGAGGGCGTACCCGGCCCGAAGGGTGGCTACAAGCCGACCGCGAACGCCTACGAGGCGCTCGACGTGGACAAGATGGACGAGCCCGCGTTCGTCCCCCTGTTCCACAACGACGAGGAAGTCGAGGGCGTCAACGTGGACGAAATCGACCTCTCCAGCGTCCACCACCCCGAACTGTGCCGCGCCGAGATTCACGTTCAGGGCTCGGTCCGTGAGTTCCACGAGGGCGACAAGATTCGCGTCGGCCCGACGCCACTCTCGAAGCTCGTCATCGACGGCACCCTCGACGGCAAGGACGACACGAGCAACATCCTCATCCTCCGCATCGACGACATGAAGGCACCTGTCGGCGAACCCCAGCACTAA
- a CDS encoding NAD-dependent epimerase/dehydratase family protein, with the protein MNGKRVLVTGGAGFIGSNLANHLAAENEVVAVDDLYLGTPDNLDDAVEFHDASVLDDDLPTEGVDVVFHLAALSSYKMHEENPTKGARVNVDGFVNTVEQARNDGCDTVVYASTSSIYGSRTEPSPEDMPVEARTGYEASKLARERYAEYFHHHYDMRTAGLRFFSVYQGFGGAEEHKGEFANTVAQFADQIANGESPELFGDGTQTRDFTHVDDIVRGIELAADHRLQGIYNLGTGESYSFNEMVGMINETLGTDVDPVYIENPLDVYVHDTMADCTKIRETTGWEPQISFEEGVRRVCEPYLDE; encoded by the coding sequence ATGAACGGGAAACGAGTCCTCGTCACCGGCGGTGCCGGCTTCATCGGCTCGAACCTCGCAAACCATCTCGCGGCGGAAAACGAGGTCGTCGCGGTCGACGACCTCTACCTCGGAACGCCCGATAACCTCGACGACGCGGTCGAATTCCACGACGCGAGCGTCCTCGACGACGACCTCCCGACCGAGGGCGTCGACGTGGTGTTTCACCTGGCGGCGCTGTCGTCGTACAAGATGCACGAAGAGAACCCGACGAAAGGCGCGCGCGTCAACGTCGATGGCTTCGTGAACACGGTCGAACAGGCCCGCAACGACGGCTGCGACACCGTCGTCTACGCCTCCACGTCCTCGATTTACGGCTCTCGGACGGAGCCCTCGCCGGAGGACATGCCGGTCGAGGCGCGCACGGGGTACGAGGCGTCGAAACTCGCCCGCGAGCGCTACGCCGAATACTTCCACCACCACTACGACATGCGGACGGCCGGGCTCCGCTTTTTCTCGGTGTATCAGGGCTTCGGCGGCGCGGAAGAACACAAAGGCGAGTTCGCCAACACGGTCGCGCAGTTCGCCGACCAGATTGCCAACGGCGAGTCGCCGGAGCTGTTCGGCGACGGCACCCAGACGCGTGACTTCACGCACGTCGACGACATCGTCCGCGGCATCGAACTCGCCGCCGACCACCGGCTTCAGGGTATCTACAACCTCGGGACCGGCGAGAGCTACTCGTTCAACGAGATGGTCGGGATGATAAACGAGACGCTCGGCACCGACGTCGACCCGGTCTACATCGAAAACCCCCTGGACGTGTACGTCCACGACACGATGGCCGACTGCACGAAAATTCGCGAGACGACCGGCTGGGAACCGCAGATTTCCTTCGAAGAGGGCGTCCGGCGCGTCTGCGAACCGTACCTCGACGAGTAG
- a CDS encoding AMP-binding protein, which produces MDVIGDLMARDRRSDRLALRVDGPGRTYTYHDLITTSYKAGNVLRYLGVRKGARVAVGPVSLPEPLLTFLGAAQLGAVTAFDPAVEARATVVDVERESEFEALPPGQKLAVFGGPPSSPATTHWEQEVWSENPAVHPEVVAPADPALVADDREFTHGDLLDAAREVVADFDLGVDDTVAVRSSLSHPGTVVAGVLAPLLAGGTIRIPADDEAVEAALAVGDGVPESVALAPDDAY; this is translated from the coding sequence ATGGACGTTATCGGCGACCTCATGGCCCGCGACCGGCGGAGCGACCGACTCGCCCTCCGGGTCGACGGCCCCGGCCGGACCTACACGTACCACGACCTCATCACGACCTCGTACAAGGCCGGGAACGTCCTCCGCTACCTCGGCGTCCGAAAGGGCGCTCGCGTCGCGGTCGGCCCGGTGTCGCTTCCCGAACCACTGTTGACGTTCCTCGGGGCGGCCCAACTCGGTGCGGTGACCGCGTTCGACCCCGCGGTGGAGGCGAGGGCGACCGTCGTGGATGTCGAGCGCGAATCCGAGTTCGAAGCCCTCCCGCCGGGACAGAAACTCGCCGTGTTCGGCGGCCCGCCGAGTTCGCCCGCGACGACGCACTGGGAACAGGAAGTCTGGAGCGAGAACCCCGCGGTCCACCCGGAGGTCGTCGCGCCCGCCGACCCAGCGCTCGTCGCCGACGACCGCGAGTTCACACACGGCGACCTGCTCGACGCGGCCCGCGAGGTCGTCGCCGACTTCGACCTCGGCGTGGACGACACGGTCGCGGTCCGGTCGTCACTCAGCCACCCGGGAACCGTCGTCGCCGGCGTGCTCGCCCCGCTTCTCGCCGGTGGGACGATTCGAATCCCCGCAGACGACGAGGCCGTCGAGGCGGCGCTCGCGGTCGGTGACGGGGTTCCCGAGTCGGTCGCGCTCGCACCGGACGACGCGTACTGA
- a CDS encoding cupin domain-containing protein yields MSYTKANYEDVDAVGGGLHFLRDELDCVELGFSVLEADPDWSGKPHDHAEQGHEEVYYLVSGEATLVVEDKKLDLEPGDAVRVAPEDTRELRNGPEESTFVIAGAP; encoded by the coding sequence ATGTCCTACACGAAAGCGAACTACGAGGACGTAGACGCGGTCGGCGGCGGTCTCCACTTCCTGCGGGACGAACTCGACTGCGTCGAACTCGGATTCAGCGTGTTGGAAGCGGACCCCGACTGGTCCGGTAAGCCGCACGACCACGCCGAACAAGGCCACGAGGAAGTGTACTATCTCGTCTCCGGCGAGGCGACGCTCGTCGTCGAGGACAAGAAACTCGACCTCGAACCGGGCGATGCCGTGCGCGTCGCACCCGAAGACACCCGCGAACTCCGAAACGGTCCAGAGGAGAGTACGTTCGTCATCGCGGGCGCGCCCTGA
- a CDS encoding GNAT family N-acetyltransferase gives MYVRDAKNRDEVWLLDSLEELGLDDGSFRSRDYVIALDEESGEKAGFGRIRVHKTDEPFCELTCVGVSERWRGQGVGAHVVERLVDRAAAEEFETVYGFTSDHGYCAQFGFEAVDAEDLPEGPRQRLDRVREVDGDAIALRLDREAFSMPERLRERFKVAAPASAGDAEPELTAEDFGYDEETPTKYSTNLRR, from the coding sequence ATGTACGTCCGAGACGCGAAGAACCGAGACGAGGTCTGGTTGCTCGACTCGCTGGAGGAACTCGGACTCGACGACGGCTCGTTCCGCTCCCGCGACTACGTTATCGCGCTCGACGAGGAGTCCGGCGAGAAGGCCGGATTCGGACGCATTCGGGTCCACAAGACCGACGAGCCGTTCTGCGAACTCACCTGCGTCGGCGTCTCGGAGCGGTGGCGCGGACAGGGTGTCGGCGCGCACGTCGTCGAGCGACTGGTCGACCGCGCCGCGGCCGAGGAGTTCGAGACAGTGTACGGCTTCACCTCGGACCACGGCTACTGCGCGCAGTTCGGCTTCGAGGCGGTCGACGCCGAGGACCTCCCAGAGGGGCCGCGTCAGCGACTCGACCGGGTCAGAGAGGTCGACGGCGACGCCATCGCGCTCCGACTCGACCGCGAGGCGTTCTCGATGCCAGAGCGACTCCGCGAGCGGTTCAAGGTCGCCGCGCCGGCGAGCGCCGGGGACGCCGAACCGGAACTGACCGCCGAGGATTTCGGCTACGACGAGGAGACGCCGACGAAGTACTCCACGAACCTGCGACGCTGA
- a CDS encoding dicarboxylate/amino acid:cation symporter — MSRSSIVSLWNRYRSVGIVYRIGVAFVLGSLVGLVVGEPATALKPVGDLFVRLLKMLIVPIVVFTLLMGVRQLSPSSLGRVGAQVVGLYALTSAFAVAIGLGVSNLVSPGSRGLEELLTGAEAQSADAPDAVEVVLNIVPASPVGAMAEGSVLPTIFFVVVFGLGLTLAWEETDDEQVKRGIEAFFDLADAGAEAMYKVVWGAMEFGVLGVFALMANVFGTAGVDAILPFALLIGTMLLAAVVHIGVVYLGAFVVGVAGRSPIAFLSGARDAMVTALSIRSSSGTLPVTMSDADDNLGIEERIYGFTLPLGATINMDGTAMYQGVAAIFAANIVGVNLSLADQFAVVAVAVLASIGTAGVPGSGLIMLTLVLTQLGLPLEIVGLVAGVDPILDRIRTMVNVTGDLAVTTVVATWNDAVDFTADAWNDGVGSALSD, encoded by the coding sequence ATGTCACGGTCTAGCATTGTGTCTCTTTGGAACCGGTATCGGTCGGTCGGCATCGTCTACCGAATCGGGGTCGCGTTCGTCCTCGGGTCGCTCGTCGGCCTCGTCGTCGGCGAGCCGGCGACGGCCTTGAAACCGGTCGGCGACCTGTTCGTCCGACTGCTGAAGATGCTCATCGTTCCCATCGTGGTGTTCACGCTTCTGATGGGCGTTCGACAGCTCTCGCCGTCGTCGCTCGGCCGCGTCGGTGCGCAGGTAGTCGGGCTGTACGCGCTCACGTCCGCGTTTGCAGTCGCCATCGGACTCGGCGTGAGCAACCTCGTCTCTCCCGGCTCCCGCGGGCTCGAAGAGCTGCTCACCGGCGCTGAAGCCCAGAGTGCGGACGCCCCGGACGCGGTCGAGGTCGTCCTCAACATCGTCCCGGCGAGCCCCGTCGGCGCGATGGCCGAGGGCAGCGTGCTCCCGACCATCTTCTTCGTCGTCGTGTTCGGCCTCGGCCTCACGCTGGCGTGGGAAGAGACGGACGACGAGCAGGTCAAACGCGGCATCGAGGCGTTCTTCGACCTCGCCGACGCGGGCGCAGAAGCGATGTACAAGGTCGTCTGGGGGGCGATGGAGTTTGGCGTCCTCGGCGTCTTTGCGCTCATGGCGAACGTCTTCGGCACCGCCGGCGTCGACGCTATCCTGCCCTTCGCGCTCCTCATCGGAACGATGCTCCTCGCGGCCGTCGTCCACATCGGGGTCGTCTACCTCGGCGCGTTCGTCGTCGGGGTCGCGGGGCGGTCGCCGATCGCGTTCCTCTCCGGCGCGCGCGACGCGATGGTGACCGCGCTGAGCATCCGGTCGTCGTCGGGGACGCTCCCGGTGACGATGTCCGACGCGGACGACAACCTCGGCATCGAAGAACGCATCTACGGCTTCACCCTCCCGCTCGGTGCGACCATCAACATGGACGGCACGGCGATGTATCAGGGCGTCGCGGCCATCTTCGCGGCGAACATCGTCGGCGTGAACCTCTCTCTGGCCGACCAGTTCGCGGTCGTCGCGGTCGCCGTGCTGGCGAGCATCGGGACCGCCGGCGTCCCCGGGTCGGGGCTCATCATGCTCACGCTCGTCTTGACGCAGTTGGGACTCCCGCTGGAAATCGTCGGTCTCGTCGCCGGCGTCGACCCCATCCTCGACCGCATCCGGACGATGGTGAACGTGACCGGCGACCTCGCGGTGACGACCGTCGTCGCCACGTGGAACGACGCGGTCGACTTCACCGCCGACGCGTGGAACGACGGTGTCGGCTCGGCGCTGTCCGACTGA
- the dnaJ gene encoding molecular chaperone DnaJ — protein sequence MSEDFYDVLGVSRDASKDEIKNAYRKKAAKYHPDVSDEDDAEEKFKKVQKAKEVLTDDEKRQMYDQVGHERFQQSQKRGGGGGRGGGNPFGGGGNPFGGMGGGGGGFEDIFNNLFNGGAGGQQRNRPQQGRDVAQRITIDLDDAYHGVERDVTIRRREVCPECDGEGHPDDADVNTCSECNGSGQQTTVQQTPFGRVQQTTTCRACGGEGETYSEDCSECRGSGRVRRTRDVTITIPAGFRDGQRLRYRGEGEPGENGGPNGDLFVEVNVRDHEEFERDGDDLRYTHPISFPQAVFGATVEVPTLDGEEELKVPAGTQSGSTFTVSGAGMPHLDGRGHGDLHVEVHVVTPEDLNKEQREALKEFAEAGGEEVKEGLFQKLKNSL from the coding sequence ATGAGCGAGGACTTCTACGACGTACTCGGGGTCTCGCGGGACGCCTCGAAAGACGAAATCAAGAACGCGTACCGCAAGAAGGCCGCGAAGTACCACCCCGACGTTTCCGACGAGGACGACGCCGAGGAGAAGTTCAAGAAGGTCCAGAAGGCCAAGGAGGTGCTCACGGACGACGAGAAGCGGCAGATGTACGACCAAGTCGGCCACGAGCGCTTCCAGCAGTCCCAGAAGCGCGGCGGCGGTGGCGGCCGCGGCGGGGGCAACCCCTTCGGCGGCGGCGGCAACCCGTTCGGCGGCATGGGCGGCGGCGGTGGCGGCTTCGAGGACATCTTCAACAACCTGTTCAACGGCGGCGCGGGCGGCCAACAGCGCAATCGCCCCCAACAGGGCCGCGACGTTGCCCAGCGCATCACCATCGACCTCGATGACGCCTACCACGGCGTCGAGCGCGACGTGACGATTCGCCGCCGCGAGGTCTGTCCCGAGTGCGACGGCGAGGGCCACCCCGACGACGCCGACGTGAACACCTGTTCGGAGTGTAACGGCTCGGGCCAGCAGACGACGGTCCAGCAGACGCCCTTCGGCCGCGTCCAGCAGACGACGACCTGTCGCGCCTGCGGCGGCGAGGGCGAGACGTACAGCGAGGACTGTTCGGAGTGCCGCGGCAGCGGCCGCGTCCGCCGCACCCGCGACGTGACTATCACCATCCCCGCCGGCTTCCGCGACGGCCAACGCCTCCGCTACCGCGGCGAGGGCGAACCCGGCGAGAACGGCGGTCCCAACGGCGACCTGTTCGTCGAGGTCAACGTCCGCGACCACGAGGAGTTCGAGCGCGACGGCGACGACCTCCGCTACACCCATCCCATCTCCTTCCCGCAGGCCGTCTTCGGCGCGACCGTCGAGGTGCCGACGCTCGACGGCGAGGAGGAACTGAAGGTGCCCGCGGGCACCCAGAGCGGGTCGACGTTCACCGTCTCCGGCGCGGGGATGCCGCACCTCGACGGCCGGGGTCACGGCGACCTGCACGTCGAGGTCCACGTCGTCACGCCCGAGGACCTCAACAAAGAACAGCGCGAGGCGCTCAAGGAGTTCGCCGAGGCCGGCGGCGAGGAGGTCAAAGAGGGCCTCTTCCAGAAGTTGAAGAACTCGCTGTAA
- a CDS encoding AMP-binding protein codes for MDVPDTDTVVHEPDPAFVEDANVTRFMREHDIEDYDELIERTTTDVPGIGASGVEWFWDELVDYLDIDFYEEYDAVRDDSEGPQFSRWYPGSEINVAHNTLDRHAAVDSGNRNRVACIWEGEDGEVVQRTYHDLYREANRVANVLESYGVETGDTVGLYMPMVPEVISILYGCFKVGAIAVPIFSGFGVDATATRLEDPECSVLFTADGFYRRGSEVRLKPTADEAMAEADCVENVVVYRRFGDESEDSDADVPWTDGRDEWWDDTVGEAAPEYETKRLPSDAESMLLYSSGTTGKPKGIVHTHAGVQMQTAKEIHFGFDQKPEDRFFWVSDIGWMMGPWTLIGNHTFAGTIFMYEGAPDYPNPDRFWDMIERHRITTFGISPTAIRALRKYGDEEVEKHDLSSLRLLGSTGEPWDPESWQWFYEHVGGGDAPIINISGGTEICGCFLMPMPTQPLKPCSLGGPGLGMDIDIVDSSGESIVDTHERGFLVARDSCPSMTKSLWEGDERYLDTYWSSWDDLWDHGDWAQKDEDGFWFLHGRADDALNVAGRKVGPAEVEGALIEHDAVNQAAAVGVPDDTTGTAVVAYVVLEDGIEESDDLREELRGVVGDELGKPFRPREILFVDEFPKTQSGKIIRRAIASIYAGEDLGDMSSIENPESLEKIENAS; via the coding sequence ATGGACGTACCCGACACCGACACCGTGGTGCACGAACCGGACCCGGCGTTCGTCGAGGACGCCAACGTCACCCGATTCATGCGGGAACACGACATCGAGGACTACGACGAGCTCATCGAGCGGACGACGACCGATGTTCCGGGCATCGGTGCCTCGGGCGTCGAGTGGTTCTGGGACGAACTCGTCGACTACCTCGACATCGACTTCTACGAGGAGTACGACGCCGTCCGCGACGACTCGGAGGGGCCGCAGTTCTCCCGCTGGTACCCCGGCAGCGAGATAAACGTCGCCCACAACACCCTCGACCGCCACGCCGCGGTCGACTCCGGGAACCGGAACCGCGTCGCCTGCATCTGGGAGGGCGAAGACGGTGAGGTCGTCCAGCGGACCTACCACGACCTCTACCGCGAGGCCAACCGCGTCGCCAACGTCCTCGAATCGTACGGCGTCGAGACCGGCGACACCGTCGGCCTCTACATGCCGATGGTCCCCGAGGTCATTTCCATCCTCTACGGCTGTTTCAAGGTCGGCGCGATAGCCGTCCCCATCTTCTCCGGATTCGGCGTCGACGCCACCGCGACCCGCCTCGAAGACCCCGAGTGCTCGGTGCTTTTCACCGCCGACGGCTTCTACCGCCGCGGCTCCGAGGTCCGACTGAAGCCGACCGCCGACGAGGCGATGGCGGAGGCGGACTGCGTCGAGAACGTCGTCGTCTACCGGCGGTTCGGGGACGAAAGCGAGGATAGTGACGCCGACGTGCCGTGGACCGACGGCCGCGACGAGTGGTGGGACGACACCGTCGGCGAGGCCGCCCCGGAGTACGAGACGAAGCGCCTGCCGTCGGACGCGGAGTCGATGCTCCTGTACTCCTCGGGGACGACCGGCAAGCCGAAAGGCATCGTCCACACCCACGCGGGCGTCCAGATGCAGACCGCGAAGGAGATTCACTTCGGCTTCGACCAGAAGCCCGAAGACCGCTTCTTCTGGGTCTCCGACATCGGCTGGATGATGGGCCCGTGGACGCTCATCGGGAACCACACGTTCGCCGGCACCATCTTCATGTACGAGGGCGCGCCCGACTACCCGAACCCGGACCGCTTCTGGGACATGATAGAGCGCCACCGCATCACCACCTTCGGCATCTCGCCGACGGCCATCCGAGCCCTGCGGAAGTACGGCGACGAGGAAGTCGAGAAACACGACCTGTCGAGCCTCCGCCTGCTCGGGTCGACCGGCGAGCCGTGGGACCCCGAGTCGTGGCAGTGGTTCTACGAACACGTCGGCGGCGGCGACGCCCCCATCATCAACATCTCCGGCGGCACCGAAATCTGCGGCTGTTTCCTCATGCCGATGCCGACCCAGCCGCTCAAGCCTTGCTCGCTCGGCGGCCCCGGCCTCGGGATGGACATCGACATCGTGGACTCGTCGGGCGAGTCCATCGTCGACACCCACGAGCGCGGCTTCCTCGTCGCTCGCGACTCCTGCCCGTCGATGACCAAGAGCCTCTGGGAGGGCGACGAGCGCTACCTCGACACCTACTGGTCGTCGTGGGACGACCTCTGGGACCACGGCGACTGGGCCCAGAAGGACGAAGACGGCTTCTGGTTCCTCCACGGTCGCGCCGACGACGCCCTCAACGTGGCCGGCCGCAAAGTCGGCCCCGCCGAGGTCGAAGGCGCGCTCATCGAACACGACGCGGTGAATCAGGCCGCCGCGGTCGGCGTCCCCGACGACACCACCGGGACCGCCGTCGTCGCCTACGTCGTCCTCGAAGACGGTATCGAGGAGAGCGACGACCTCCGCGAGGAGCTTCGCGGCGTCGTCGGCGACGAGCTGGGCAAACCGTTCCGCCCGCGCGAGATACTATTCGTCGACGAGTTCCCGAAGACGCAGTCGGGGAAGATTATCCGCCGCGCCATCGCCTCGATTTACGCGGGCGAGGACCTCGGCGACATGAGCAGTATCGAGAACCCAGAGTCGCTGGAGAAGATAGAAAACGCGTCCTGA
- a CDS encoding NAD(P)/FAD-dependent oxidoreductase yields MSTQVVVLGSGYAGAGAVKTLEEELGHDAQLTWVAEHDYHLVLHEVHRCIRDPSVESSIAIPVDDVKADSTDFVKGRASDVNVDDRVVELEGGDTVDYDYLLVAIGSSTAFFGIEGLEEFAHQLKGLDDAREIHQDIKEAAADASRDDPAQVVIGGAGLSGIQTAAEVAEYRDTNRAPIDIKLVEGMDEIFPGNDPELQGALRRRVEDLDIDILTGDFISKVDEETVFIGGGEDEAPEELDYDVLVWTGGITGQPEASDVELEQDERSHRFFAEEDFQTSDDRVFAVGDCALVEQGPDSVAPPTAQAAWDAADVAGENIARAIAGKPLKRWTFTDKGTVISIGHDAVAHGVKFPVVGEFPVNVFGGPLARTLKKGIAANWIADVTSPKRALSAWNDL; encoded by the coding sequence ATGAGCACGCAGGTCGTCGTTCTCGGCTCGGGGTACGCCGGGGCCGGCGCGGTCAAAACCCTCGAAGAAGAGCTCGGTCACGACGCACAACTCACGTGGGTCGCCGAACACGACTACCACCTCGTTCTCCACGAGGTCCACCGCTGTATCCGCGACCCGAGCGTCGAATCCAGCATCGCCATCCCCGTCGACGATGTCAAAGCGGACTCGACCGACTTCGTCAAGGGTCGCGCGAGCGACGTGAACGTCGACGACCGGGTCGTCGAACTCGAAGGCGGCGACACCGTCGACTACGACTATCTGCTCGTCGCCATCGGCTCTTCGACCGCTTTCTTCGGCATCGAGGGCCTCGAGGAGTTCGCCCACCAGCTCAAGGGCCTCGACGACGCCCGCGAGATTCACCAGGACATCAAAGAGGCGGCCGCCGACGCCTCCCGCGACGACCCCGCGCAGGTCGTCATCGGCGGTGCGGGTCTCTCGGGCATCCAGACGGCCGCTGAAGTCGCCGAGTACCGCGACACGAACCGCGCGCCCATCGACATCAAACTGGTCGAGGGGATGGACGAAATCTTCCCCGGCAACGACCCCGAACTGCAGGGCGCGCTCCGTCGTCGCGTCGAGGACCTCGACATCGACATTCTCACCGGCGACTTCATCTCGAAGGTCGACGAGGAGACCGTCTTCATCGGCGGCGGCGAGGACGAAGCGCCCGAGGAACTCGACTACGACGTGCTCGTCTGGACCGGCGGCATCACCGGCCAGCCCGAGGCGTCCGACGTGGAACTCGAACAGGACGAGCGCTCCCACCGCTTCTTCGCCGAGGAGGACTTCCAGACCAGCGACGACCGCGTCTTCGCGGTCGGCGACTGCGCCCTCGTCGAGCAGGGTCCCGACAGCGTCGCGCCGCCGACGGCGCAGGCCGCCTGGGACGCCGCGGACGTGGCCGGCGAGAACATCGCCCGCGCCATCGCCGGCAAGCCGCTCAAGCGCTGGACGTTCACCGACAAGGGGACGGTCATCTCCATCGGCCACGACGCCGTCGCTCACGGCGTGAAGTTCCCGGTCGTCGGCGAATTCCCCGTCAACGTCTTCGGCGGCCCGCTCGCGCGGACGCTGAAGAAGGGCATCGCCGCGAACTGGATTGCGGACGTGACGTCGCCGAAGCGCGCGCTCTCGGCCTGGAACGACCTGTAA